One genomic window of Pecten maximus chromosome 3, xPecMax1.1, whole genome shotgun sequence includes the following:
- the LOC117322644 gene encoding ubiquitin carboxyl-terminal hydrolase 34-like: MCDICSELLFMLESYEERCQVGGFQMSKKDIMSFVNFVCVWPQRQCMCCFKNSKNFEKLNNMVQLILSVAIRVIQTLPEDFQQEQQRQKDKEAAQTEEKSSDSKDKEEKDSEKDGKQDKEEKSMDTDEDDESEDPEKWSMDEKEKLLHSVTKIFLMNFPSYIAYKHVVHPSREDHSQQEISALNSYCEISDPEVPLFLLQNVCYFCDSNGIGALRQCFEKGTPDTLPFTFAHILITLIANLRLWMNIPTVMQYIIPLRTAVIRYMCKLSDKDLRMAGNRNMTDLMWAAVKEPLEAHFTFDKEGLDLAFKYFTCSTLTIRLAGIAQINNQINLYNESEMN, translated from the exons ATGTGTGATATATGTTCAGAATTGCTCTTTATGCTGGAAAGCT ACGAAGAAAGATGTCAAGTTGGTGGCTTCCAGATGAGCAAGAAGGACATTATGTCATTCGtaaattttgtttgtgtttggcCCCAGAG ACAATGTATGTGTTGCTTCAAAAATTCGAAAAACTTCGAAAAACTCAACAATATGGTGCAGTTGATATTGAGTGTAGCTATCCGAGTGATTCAGACATTGCCTGAAGATTTCCAGCAAGAACAGCAGCGGCAGAAAGACAAAGAAGCTGCTCAGACTGAGGAGAAAAGTTCAGACTctaaagataaagaagaaaaagattCGGAGAAGGACGGAAAGCAAGATAAGGAAGAGAAAAGTATGGACACTGATGAAGATGATGAATCAGAAGACCCAGAGAAATGGAGCATGGATGAAAAAGAGAAATTGCTTCATTCTGTAACCAAAATCTTTCTGATGAACTTCCCATCCTACATAGCTTACAAACATGTTGTTCATCCATCACGTGAG GACCATTCACAGCAAGAAATTAGTGCTTTGAATAGTTACTGTGAAATATCA GATCCTGAAGTTCCGCTGTTCCTGCTTCAGAATGTGTGCTATTTCTGTGATAGTAATGGCATCGGTGCTCTGCGTCAGTGTTTTGAAAAGGGAACCCCCGACACACTGCCTTTTACATTTGCTCATATACTTATCACCCTTATCGCAAAT TTACGCTTATGGATGAATATTCCAACTGTAATGCAATATATAATACCGCTGAGGACAGCTGTAATAag GTACATGTGTAAGCTATCTGACAAGGATTTGCGGATGGCAGGCAACCGTAACATGACTGACCTGATGTGGGCAGCAGTCAAAGAGCCCCTGGAGGCCCACTTTACCTTTGACAAGGAAGGACTCGACCTAGCCTTCAAGTACTTCACCTGTTCAACCCTTACTATCAGGTTGGCAGGGATAGCCCAGATCAAT aatCAGATAAACTTGTACAATGAGAGTGAAATGAATTGA